The proteins below come from a single Crateriforma spongiae genomic window:
- a CDS encoding cytochrome c family protein, whose translation MLRVILVLLIWVSSLAVADAAGPAARTSDASSGGSSRGDFDLLLHARPADPAHVLGNDACVKCHANEISVWKKTPHATTFDELHRRPEARQIARNLKLRSIKHDGRCVACHYTQQQTDQGSLAAIAGVSCESCHAAAKQWLEIHHDYGSPETTRQSESPAHRAERLRRSIAAGMRNPDNVYLVAQSCYRCHTTADEELVNVGGHSAGSDDFEFVAWSQGSIRHNFVRSDGAHNQTSDVKRLRVMFVAGILADLEASLTATAQATQKAKYGITAAGRTARAAKRLRSVSEKIDDPYVAASLKVFDGVQLKLNNRESLNNAAQTIAKLGYLFAAKNDGSSLSPLDPFIPPPETWK comes from the coding sequence ATGTTGCGCGTCATCCTTGTGTTATTGATCTGGGTCTCCAGTCTGGCCGTTGCCGACGCTGCCGGCCCCGCCGCCCGAACATCCGATGCATCGTCGGGCGGATCATCTCGGGGTGATTTTGATTTGCTGCTGCACGCGCGTCCCGCCGATCCGGCCCACGTGTTGGGCAACGATGCCTGTGTGAAATGCCATGCGAACGAAATCAGCGTCTGGAAGAAAACACCCCACGCGACGACCTTTGACGAACTGCACCGCCGTCCCGAGGCACGTCAGATCGCCCGCAACTTGAAACTGCGCAGCATCAAACACGATGGACGTTGCGTCGCCTGTCACTACACCCAACAACAAACCGACCAAGGGTCTTTGGCGGCCATTGCCGGGGTGTCCTGTGAATCCTGCCACGCGGCTGCGAAACAATGGCTGGAAATCCATCACGATTACGGCAGCCCCGAAACGACGCGGCAAAGCGAATCACCCGCTCATCGCGCCGAGCGACTGCGCCGCAGCATCGCCGCAGGAATGCGGAATCCGGACAACGTCTATTTGGTCGCCCAAAGTTGTTACCGCTGTCATACCACTGCCGACGAAGAACTGGTCAACGTCGGCGGCCATTCCGCCGGCAGCGATGACTTTGAATTTGTTGCATGGAGCCAGGGAAGCATCCGTCACAACTTTGTTCGATCCGACGGTGCACATAACCAAACGAGCGACGTGAAACGATTGCGAGTCATGTTCGTCGCGGGCATATTGGCCGATCTGGAAGCCAGTTTGACGGCGACGGCCCAGGCGACCCAGAAAGCCAAATACGGAATCACCGCGGCCGGTCGAACGGCCCGTGCGGCCAAACGTCTTCGCAGTGTCAGCGAAAAAATCGACGACCCGTATGTCGCTGCCAGCCTGAAAGTCTTCGATGGCGTTCAATTGAAACTGAACAACCGTGAATCTCTGAACAATGCGGCGCAAACCATTGCAAAGCTTGGATATTTGTTCGCGGCAAAGAACGATGGATCCTCGCTTTCGCCGTTGGACCCCTTCATTCCACCACCCGAAACCTGGAAGTAG
- a CDS encoding MMPL family transporter — protein sequence MPTATPRRWTTWVVRYHKWIVLFWIALAVAVRSTAPTWDQVALDGDFDYLPADLTSVAGGRLLNQAFPGERSRSQLVFLLCRDDGELTKQDEILGLDLLRRLYHRLAEASWQRAIRYGYESGPTDPDQPYASWIALTRAALDEAIRTDEAFYDAISESVPDTSPTPTEPRMAIAYWDRGNLLRSLHEPDDAIARDVEAAVVFCPTIATETRPIAERDIDGWDHLIDIWSWNDSLVGGKLRTDQARLVVGRLSTELASTSNIATFEAAGDLIRNTVAYSGRFVEPGVRLHLTGSAAIGGETLSASRDAIRYTEWFTVGMILVLLTLVYRSPLLVMIPIVSIGVALVVASGTMTHLASWSAAGALPLLDLRIFTTSRIFIVVILFGAGTDYCLFLIARLREESTIRSWPKACASALSNVSGALLGSALTTIVGLGTLAFADFGKFQSTGPVIAVCLFIALLVCLSLTPAILYWIGPIAFWPMKITENRMPTLTLSGSWKESGGVKSRTWSQIALMLTRAPAMTLGIGMVLLVIPAGYGYVHESDVTYDLSGQLGAKSVTTRGMAALRNHFSIGEINPVTLMMVAPKSLPSDDLQQQVKSLAETLYGIDGVIAVRTADDPLGERKRGLFSRDALFRRALRNHRIAQRHFFSDVPDYAGRLIRMDVVLEGNPFDQQTAQLLENLTDRLSSMTKESSGIWTDYDLYLTGTTPSIVDLRQVTIRDNRTIKIAVILAVLCVLILVIRRIGVSLYLILTVLLSYYATLGLTVIFFSSLYGDSFLGLDWKLPLFLFVILVAVGQDYNVYLVTRILEEQRKGGWLMAVRRSVARTGGIISACGLVMAATFFSMTASAWFPSLIQWMGVAVEQPTTLQGIIQLGFALGLGVLIDTFYVRTILVPSFFAMLGRAA from the coding sequence ATGCCGACCGCCACACCGCGTCGATGGACCACTTGGGTGGTGCGATACCACAAGTGGATTGTCCTATTTTGGATCGCTTTGGCGGTTGCGGTCCGATCGACGGCTCCGACTTGGGACCAGGTCGCGCTGGACGGCGATTTCGATTATCTGCCGGCTGATCTGACCAGCGTGGCCGGTGGTCGCTTGTTGAATCAGGCGTTCCCGGGGGAACGTAGTCGCAGCCAGTTGGTTTTTCTGCTGTGTCGTGACGATGGTGAACTGACCAAGCAAGACGAGATCTTGGGTCTGGATTTGTTGCGGCGGCTTTATCATCGGTTGGCCGAAGCCAGTTGGCAGCGGGCCATCCGCTATGGGTATGAATCCGGGCCGACGGACCCCGACCAGCCCTATGCGTCCTGGATCGCGCTGACACGTGCGGCACTGGATGAAGCCATTCGTACCGACGAAGCCTTCTATGACGCGATCAGTGAATCGGTTCCCGACACGTCGCCCACGCCGACCGAACCACGCATGGCGATCGCCTACTGGGATCGCGGCAACCTGCTGCGATCGCTGCACGAACCGGATGACGCGATCGCCCGTGATGTCGAAGCCGCGGTGGTCTTCTGTCCCACGATCGCCACCGAAACGCGTCCGATCGCCGAGCGTGACATTGACGGCTGGGATCATCTGATCGATATCTGGTCGTGGAATGATTCCTTGGTCGGCGGCAAGCTGCGGACCGACCAGGCCCGATTGGTGGTCGGTCGCTTGTCAACCGAATTGGCCAGCACATCGAATATCGCAACCTTTGAAGCGGCCGGTGATCTGATTCGGAACACCGTTGCCTACAGTGGTCGCTTCGTCGAACCCGGCGTGCGGTTGCATTTGACCGGTTCCGCCGCCATCGGTGGCGAAACGCTGTCCGCGTCGCGGGATGCCATTCGCTATACCGAATGGTTCACCGTGGGAATGATCCTGGTGTTGTTAACGCTGGTGTATCGATCGCCGCTGCTGGTCATGATTCCAATCGTTTCGATCGGCGTTGCTTTGGTGGTGGCCAGCGGGACGATGACACATCTTGCGTCCTGGTCGGCCGCGGGAGCATTGCCGCTTTTGGATTTGCGCATCTTCACCACCAGTCGAATTTTCATCGTCGTCATTCTGTTTGGTGCCGGAACGGACTATTGTCTGTTCTTGATTGCTCGTCTGCGTGAAGAATCCACGATCCGATCTTGGCCCAAAGCCTGTGCCAGCGCACTGAGCAATGTCTCCGGTGCACTTCTTGGTAGCGCGTTAACAACCATTGTTGGCCTGGGAACATTGGCGTTTGCAGATTTCGGCAAGTTCCAGTCGACCGGCCCGGTGATCGCCGTCTGTCTGTTCATTGCTTTGTTGGTCTGTCTATCACTGACGCCCGCCATTTTGTATTGGATCGGCCCGATTGCGTTCTGGCCGATGAAGATCACCGAGAATCGAATGCCCACGCTGACGCTGTCGGGAAGCTGGAAAGAATCTGGTGGCGTCAAATCGCGAACCTGGAGCCAAATCGCGTTGATGCTGACCCGGGCACCCGCGATGACTCTGGGAATCGGCATGGTGTTGCTGGTGATCCCTGCCGGATACGGATACGTCCACGAAAGCGACGTGACGTATGACTTGAGCGGCCAATTGGGCGCCAAAAGTGTCACGACGCGGGGCATGGCGGCGCTGCGAAATCATTTCAGCATCGGTGAAATCAACCCCGTCACACTGATGATGGTAGCGCCGAAATCACTGCCTTCCGACGACCTGCAACAGCAAGTCAAATCGCTGGCCGAGACGCTGTATGGGATCGACGGTGTGATCGCCGTCCGCACGGCGGATGATCCATTGGGCGAACGCAAGCGAGGATTATTCAGCCGCGACGCATTGTTCCGCCGCGCGTTGAGGAACCACCGAATCGCTCAGCGCCATTTCTTTTCCGACGTTCCAGATTACGCCGGACGTCTGATTCGCATGGACGTCGTCTTGGAAGGAAATCCGTTTGATCAACAGACCGCACAGCTGTTGGAGAATCTAACCGATCGGCTGAGCTCGATGACGAAAGAATCATCGGGGATCTGGACGGACTATGACCTTTACTTGACCGGGACCACACCGTCGATTGTCGACCTTCGCCAGGTGACCATTCGCGACAATCGAACGATCAAGATTGCGGTGATCCTGGCAGTGCTGTGCGTTTTGATTTTGGTGATCCGCCGCATCGGTGTCAGCTTGTATTTGATCCTGACAGTATTGCTTAGCTATTACGCAACCCTGGGATTAACCGTCATCTTTTTTTCGTCGCTTTACGGCGACAGCTTTCTCGGCTTGGATTGGAAATTGCCGCTGTTCTTGTTCGTGATCCTGGTGGCGGTTGGCCAGGACTACAACGTTTACTTGGTCACACGCATTTTGGAAGAACAGCGCAAAGGCGGATGGTTGATGGCCGTCCGCCGATCGGTCGCGCGAACCGGCGGCATCATTTCGGCATGCGGATTGGTGATGGCGGCGACTTTCTTTAGCATGACCGCGTCGGCATGGTTTCCGTCGCTGATCCAGTGGATGGGGGTCGCCGTTGAGCAGCCGACGACACTGCAGGGCATTATCCAGCTTGGGTTCGCATTAGGTCTGGGTGTTTTGATCGACACGTTCTACGTTCGCACCATTCTTGTCCCCAGCTTCTTTGCGATGCTGGGTCGCGCGGCCTGA
- a CDS encoding secretin N-terminal domain-containing protein, whose product MTDARRLNLHRWRTSQRWQLSLGVGFLWLVAGSAWAQPQAIVQTPSGPVAVATAGPGAPKGAPNGPPGRPQPGPPGKDAKNADEKGGDASAEKPEDPKVIRRETLDGKEADPEELKVGVGTDGKVAFAFRNQPWVDLIQWLAEISEQPLDWQELPADRVNLASPGRYTVDQTRDLFNRHLLARGYTLLELDGGITVVKTENINPGMVRRVEESDLDSLQPHTFVRTLMDVGWLSSEKLAEELKPMISSNGRLTALTTTNRIEAMDAAINLRQIAELLQQERDVASRDALAPEFRLVHIPAEEAKQMLEEFLGVEKKSSAPMTPQQMQMMQRMQQQNANKAPTAKKETEISIVANTRQNSVLIRGPRDKIATAAEFVRRIDVPSDSFQTLDDIKSRVQAFRLKSLDAEKLIDIVTEMNVLQPKTHIRVDTDNSAVIVSGAAVDRFIVKELIDQLDGSGRRFEVLQLRRLAAEEVAESIAFLMGQEEEDDDDNQSRRYYYYGYGGGGGDDKKEADQFRVAPNARYNQVLLWANENEMNEVRSLLVKLGELPPPGGNRETFRVVEAASTPETYEYLQRLKSQFEQMTGKEIRLPDEENFASPISDPDETSDTDDGTDDENPDGKDQDENDETSGESADDESKSKNSEDDSPDPSEGQPVEPLAQPAASNLTTGVSTVRGQLLVTENEIATNDDGTTEPPLTDTIESMEDFDRQFRDRIRRSVEAQAAKDAEADETPIDIIVDDDGNLVLRSNDTDALDSLEELMLKIRPPQREYVVFHLKHARASMITIDLEDYFATEEEEESDADRFYRYWFYDDSSSSSDKPSGLAAGSRLKFVYNIETNTLVVSGATPSQLRTIRELVELWDVPEPVDDSRARFTKLVKIQYGRAETIAQTLKDAYRDLLSGNDKAFSNKNNAKNGRQGENQERNENGGGGGLTDSQSGQDSGGGGYSFKGKLSFGIDEIGNTLLISAEGKSLLELMEEMVRQLDEAARPGGDVEVLRIGGNLSGQSLQQALEAFGLDGSDREGNDDDNRPANGNVERGPRRGGSGRPFNPAAAQGYLRN is encoded by the coding sequence TTGACGGACGCGCGGCGTCTGAATTTGCATCGATGGCGAACTTCCCAGCGATGGCAACTTTCGTTGGGTGTCGGTTTCCTTTGGCTCGTCGCCGGCTCGGCTTGGGCCCAGCCCCAGGCAATCGTTCAAACTCCGTCAGGCCCCGTTGCCGTCGCCACCGCTGGGCCGGGGGCTCCCAAAGGCGCACCCAACGGACCGCCGGGGCGTCCACAACCCGGTCCACCAGGCAAAGACGCCAAGAATGCGGATGAAAAAGGGGGCGATGCATCTGCAGAAAAACCCGAAGACCCCAAAGTCATCCGTCGCGAAACCTTGGATGGCAAAGAAGCCGACCCGGAAGAGTTGAAGGTCGGGGTGGGCACCGACGGCAAGGTCGCCTTCGCGTTTCGCAACCAACCGTGGGTCGACTTGATTCAGTGGCTTGCGGAGATCTCGGAACAACCATTGGATTGGCAAGAGTTGCCGGCGGATCGAGTCAATTTGGCTTCGCCCGGACGATACACCGTCGACCAAACACGTGACCTGTTCAATCGTCACTTGTTGGCACGCGGTTACACGCTGTTGGAATTGGACGGCGGAATCACGGTTGTCAAAACCGAAAACATCAATCCCGGCATGGTGCGGCGCGTGGAAGAATCGGACTTGGATTCGCTTCAGCCACACACATTTGTCCGGACGTTGATGGATGTTGGTTGGCTGTCGTCTGAAAAGTTGGCCGAAGAACTGAAGCCGATGATCAGCAGCAACGGCCGCCTGACCGCGTTGACCACAACCAATCGGATCGAAGCCATGGACGCGGCGATCAATCTGCGTCAGATCGCCGAACTGTTGCAACAGGAACGCGACGTGGCCAGCCGTGACGCATTGGCACCCGAGTTCCGTTTGGTGCATATCCCGGCCGAAGAAGCCAAACAAATGCTGGAAGAATTTTTGGGCGTCGAAAAGAAATCGTCCGCTCCGATGACTCCCCAGCAAATGCAGATGATGCAGCGGATGCAGCAACAAAACGCCAACAAAGCGCCAACGGCAAAGAAGGAAACGGAGATCAGTATCGTTGCCAACACCCGTCAGAACAGCGTGCTGATTCGTGGACCTCGCGACAAGATCGCAACCGCCGCTGAATTTGTCCGCCGTATTGATGTTCCCAGCGATTCATTTCAAACGCTGGACGACATCAAATCGCGTGTGCAAGCCTTTCGCTTGAAATCGTTGGATGCCGAAAAGCTGATCGATATCGTCACGGAGATGAACGTCCTGCAACCCAAGACTCACATCCGGGTGGACACCGACAACTCGGCCGTCATTGTTTCCGGTGCCGCGGTCGATCGTTTCATCGTGAAAGAGCTGATCGACCAATTGGACGGCAGTGGTCGACGCTTTGAGGTGTTGCAGTTACGTCGTCTGGCTGCCGAAGAGGTCGCCGAAAGCATCGCCTTTCTGATGGGACAGGAAGAGGAAGACGACGACGACAACCAATCGCGCCGCTATTACTACTACGGTTATGGCGGCGGTGGCGGTGACGACAAAAAAGAAGCGGATCAATTCCGCGTCGCCCCCAACGCCCGATACAACCAAGTCTTGTTGTGGGCCAACGAAAATGAAATGAATGAAGTCCGTTCGCTGTTGGTCAAGCTGGGTGAACTACCGCCGCCCGGTGGTAATCGCGAAACGTTCCGCGTCGTCGAAGCGGCGTCTACCCCAGAAACCTATGAATACCTTCAGCGTCTGAAGTCGCAATTCGAGCAGATGACGGGCAAAGAAATCCGACTGCCGGATGAAGAAAATTTTGCCAGCCCGATCTCCGATCCCGACGAAACATCCGATACCGATGACGGCACCGACGATGAAAATCCGGACGGCAAAGACCAGGACGAAAACGACGAAACGTCCGGCGAATCCGCGGACGATGAATCGAAGTCAAAGAACAGTGAAGACGATTCGCCCGATCCAAGCGAAGGCCAGCCCGTCGAACCGCTGGCACAGCCCGCCGCATCCAACCTGACAACCGGCGTTTCAACGGTCCGGGGACAGCTATTGGTCACCGAAAATGAAATCGCCACCAACGACGACGGAACCACCGAACCGCCATTGACCGACACGATCGAATCGATGGAAGACTTTGATCGCCAGTTTCGTGATCGAATCCGTCGCAGCGTGGAGGCACAAGCCGCCAAAGATGCGGAGGCCGACGAAACACCGATCGACATCATCGTCGATGACGACGGAAACTTGGTGCTTCGAAGCAATGACACCGATGCATTGGATTCGCTGGAAGAATTGATGCTGAAGATTCGCCCGCCCCAGCGTGAATATGTTGTCTTTCACCTGAAGCATGCCCGCGCCAGCATGATCACGATCGACCTGGAAGATTACTTTGCCACCGAAGAGGAAGAGGAATCCGACGCGGATCGTTTCTATCGATATTGGTTCTACGATGACAGCAGTTCATCAAGCGACAAGCCGTCCGGATTGGCGGCCGGCAGCCGCTTGAAATTTGTCTACAACATCGAAACCAATACTCTGGTCGTCTCCGGTGCAACACCCAGTCAACTGCGAACGATCCGCGAACTTGTCGAACTGTGGGATGTTCCCGAACCGGTCGATGATTCGCGTGCCCGCTTTACCAAGCTGGTAAAAATTCAATACGGTCGTGCCGAAACGATCGCCCAGACTTTGAAGGACGCCTATCGGGACCTGCTGAGCGGAAACGACAAGGCGTTTAGCAATAAGAACAACGCCAAAAACGGACGCCAGGGCGAAAACCAGGAACGCAACGAAAACGGTGGCGGCGGAGGTCTGACGGATTCGCAAAGCGGTCAAGATAGCGGTGGCGGTGGGTACAGTTTCAAAGGCAAGCTGTCGTTCGGCATCGACGAAATCGGCAACACGTTGTTGATCAGTGCCGAAGGAAAGTCACTGTTGGAGCTGATGGAAGAAATGGTCCGGCAACTGGACGAAGCGGCTCGCCCCGGCGGGGATGTGGAAGTCTTACGGATCGGCGGCAACCTAAGCGGACAGTCACTGCAACAAGCGCTCGAGGCGTTTGGATTGGACGGTTCCGATCGTGAAGGGAATGACGACGACAACCGCCCGGCGAATGGCAACGTCGAACGTGGCCCCCGACGGGGCGGCAGTGGTCGTCCGTTCAATCCGGCCGCGGCACAGGGCTATCTGCGGAATTGA
- a CDS encoding hemerythrin domain-containing protein has product MNTSDTARRLGVNAAFLKDIKDDNQHLKQLLDRIDPLIKHPTVACNHWSEIIALLDELRDQLAFHFSLEEAYGYFDSALDTDPLRSAEAEQLRAAHPKLFARIRDLADRAGETAPDAETKVAAVVSDYKIFFRSFADHEEAELRLILSTLDDDIGVGD; this is encoded by the coding sequence ATGAACACATCCGATACCGCACGTCGCTTGGGCGTCAACGCTGCGTTTTTGAAAGACATCAAAGACGACAACCAGCATTTGAAGCAGTTGCTTGACCGGATCGACCCGTTGATCAAGCACCCGACCGTCGCCTGCAATCACTGGTCAGAAATCATCGCATTGTTGGATGAATTGCGGGACCAGTTGGCTTTCCATTTCTCACTGGAAGAAGCCTACGGGTACTTCGATTCCGCTTTGGATACCGACCCGCTTCGCAGTGCCGAAGCGGAACAATTGCGGGCGGCTCATCCGAAACTATTTGCCCGCATCCGCGACTTGGCTGATCGTGCAGGCGAAACCGCACCTGATGCCGAGACGAAAGTTGCGGCCGTGGTGTCCGATTACAAGATCTTTTTCCGCAGTTTCGCGGATCATGAAGAAGCAGAACTTCGATTGATCTTATCCACGTTGGATGATGACATCGGTGTGGGTGATTGA
- a CDS encoding ThiF family adenylyltransferase, protein MNSPRDRYARQIQFAPIGDQGQRRIDDSTVAVVGCGALGTVAAELLARAGVGRLRLVDRDIVEWSNLQRQSLFDENDARSGSPKAAAAADRLQRINSEIQIEPQVVDVLSGNITGVLDGVDLVIDACDNFELRLLINDWSLENEIPFVHGGCVGSGGQVRLFDGTGRPCFRCLVRDLPPPGSVQTCDTAGVLGAATHLIASLQAAEAIKWLVGSRSSIRTSVLSIDLWQNKIRQVDTSEIVDPQCPACFGKRRDFLNADARPPAAALCGRKSVQVPARQGTRLDLSSFESRWQNLGRVQCTPFFVRLHLDESQSLTLFRDGRAVISGTRDITIARSLYDRYVG, encoded by the coding sequence TTGAATAGCCCCCGAGACCGATACGCCCGACAAATCCAGTTCGCCCCGATTGGCGATCAGGGACAACGTCGCATCGACGATTCGACGGTAGCGGTTGTGGGCTGCGGTGCCTTGGGCACGGTCGCAGCCGAATTGCTGGCGCGTGCGGGTGTCGGCCGATTGCGTCTGGTCGATCGCGATATTGTGGAATGGAGCAACCTGCAACGACAGTCCCTGTTTGACGAAAACGATGCCCGATCGGGATCGCCCAAAGCGGCGGCCGCAGCCGACCGATTGCAACGGATCAATTCGGAAATCCAAATCGAACCCCAAGTTGTCGATGTTTTGTCGGGCAACATCACCGGCGTACTCGACGGCGTTGATTTGGTCATCGATGCCTGTGACAACTTCGAACTACGTTTGCTGATCAATGATTGGTCACTGGAAAATGAAATCCCGTTCGTTCACGGTGGATGCGTTGGATCCGGCGGTCAGGTGCGTCTATTCGATGGAACCGGACGGCCGTGCTTTCGCTGCCTTGTTCGCGATCTTCCGCCGCCCGGTTCGGTTCAGACCTGCGACACGGCCGGTGTCTTGGGTGCGGCAACGCATCTGATTGCCAGCCTGCAGGCCGCCGAAGCGATCAAGTGGCTGGTCGGAAGTCGATCATCCATCCGCACGTCCGTGTTGTCGATTGATTTGTGGCAAAACAAAATTCGACAGGTCGATACATCGGAGATTGTTGATCCGCAGTGTCCGGCGTGTTTCGGAAAACGACGCGATTTCTTGAATGCCGACGCCAGGCCGCCGGCCGCTGCACTGTGTGGGCGCAAAAGCGTGCAAGTTCCGGCGCGTCAGGGAACGCGATTGGATCTTTCATCATTTGAATCGCGATGGCAAAACTTGGGCAGGGTTCAGTGCACGCCCTTTTTTGTTCGCCTTCATCTGGACGAATCCCAAAGTTTGACACTGTTTCGAGACGGCCGGGCCGTGATCAGCGGGACCCGCGACATCACGATTGCACGATCGCTGTACGATCGCTACGTGGGCTGA
- the epmA gene encoding EF-P lysine aminoacylase EpmA, which yields MENSSMHPMVVQRADLLRQVRRFFDDRDYFEVQPPCLGRDCVVDVYLDPIRVQTSELGLATDDVPRHYFLQTSPESAMKRMLAGGAPSIYSIGPVFRSGEIGRHHNVEFTMLEWYQRDGNAESQIGLLKDLAKVILRRTATSVISYREAFRQSLGVDPIDGELQRLRSLVQQREPDLAQDLGDDRDGLLDVLFSERVIPKLTKRSSWIVRDYPLTQAALARRSARDPDCAERFEWFVDGIELANGYDELLDANELLHRYESNNRKREAVGRSTLETDTTLLAAMRSGLPQCAGVALGFDRLLMLHMGVEQIGDVIPLPIDRA from the coding sequence ATGGAAAATTCGTCCATGCACCCGATGGTGGTTCAGCGGGCCGACCTGCTTCGACAGGTTCGACGTTTCTTCGACGATCGTGACTATTTCGAAGTCCAACCGCCTTGTCTGGGACGCGACTGCGTCGTCGACGTCTACTTGGATCCGATTCGTGTTCAGACGTCCGAGTTGGGATTAGCGACCGATGATGTGCCCCGCCACTACTTTCTGCAGACATCTCCGGAATCGGCGATGAAACGAATGTTGGCCGGCGGTGCCCCATCTATCTACAGTATCGGACCGGTATTCCGCAGCGGCGAAATCGGCCGGCACCACAACGTCGAATTCACGATGTTGGAATGGTATCAACGCGACGGGAATGCGGAGTCCCAGATCGGCCTGTTGAAGGATTTAGCAAAGGTGATCCTGCGACGGACCGCCACTTCGGTGATCAGCTATCGCGAAGCCTTTCGGCAATCTCTGGGCGTAGACCCGATCGACGGTGAACTGCAACGTCTGCGTTCCCTTGTACAGCAAAGGGAGCCCGACTTGGCCCAGGATCTGGGGGACGACCGTGACGGGTTGCTGGATGTTTTGTTTTCCGAACGTGTTATTCCGAAATTGACCAAAAGGTCATCCTGGATCGTACGAGACTATCCGTTGACGCAGGCGGCACTGGCCCGTCGATCGGCCCGCGATCCGGACTGTGCCGAGCGTTTTGAGTGGTTCGTCGACGGCATCGAACTGGCCAACGGTTATGACGAATTGTTGGACGCAAACGAATTGTTGCATCGGTACGAATCGAATAACCGAAAGCGTGAGGCTGTCGGTCGGTCAACGCTAGAAACCGACACCACGCTACTGGCCGCGATGCGGTCGGGGTTGCCCCAGTGTGCGGGAGTCGCGCTTGGTTTCGATCGGCTTTTGATGCTTCATATGGGCGTCGAACAAATCGGTGACGTCATCCCGTTACCGATTGACCGAGCATGA